In the genome of Synchiropus splendidus isolate RoL2022-P1 chromosome 2, RoL_Sspl_1.0, whole genome shotgun sequence, the window CTCACCTGTCAAATGAAGGAACTTCAGAAACACAACCCTGACTGAAAACAGCCTCACATTTTACCTTTCAGAACGGAACAAATCTGTAATTCTATGTGTAAAATGTGGGTTCTCCCACTGTCCAAGACATTCGGCACCACAGAACCATGCCACTACACAGACCAGTGCTGAAGAAACTCCAGTATATTTCGGTGAACTCATCAAAGGCATGTGTTTGCTATTAACCAGAAGAACGGTCCTCACTTTCTTGAGTCCGACCACCAGTCgaatgtgaaataaaagtgaagttcggataaaaatctgatgtggctgaaagagctgagctcagAATCACCTCGGCTAAGACCCATAAATCTCCGAACACTAACCCCGGAGGATTACTGCGCATAACAAACTGTCACCCTGCCGCCGGCTGGGAACCGTCAGAGGCAGAgtttgttgaagaaaaaagtgATCAAGCTGAGCTGGTTATAATCTATCGGACGCCGCTGTCGTGATTGTTTTATAATCAAACTAAATACTTCCTTTTCTTCATTGAGTGTGTGCTGTGGGACGGTGCCTCACTTCTGAACGCAGTGTGGGTGAAGCGAAGTGATGGGCGTAAGAACGTGCTCGGCAAATTCCAGGCTTGGATAGTCATCGAATGCTAACATGGCTTAGCTCACAGGTACAGGAGCGTTTCCAAAACAGCTTATCGCTCTTGGCGTTGCTGGAATTGTCTGTTCTGACTGTACCACTTACATTAAGGTACTCTGGGAAtagcatgtttatttttttcctcaacatcTGGTCCTGCAGCACCGTCTCCTGCAAGTTCccggaaaaccaaacaggtGCCGTCGCAAAACAAGAGCGTTTCAGTAGCCATCTTTCTTGGTGGGTTAGCACTCGCTCTGCTCTGAGTTTCTGATGGATGACACTGTGGAACATAGCACCGACCCTGTGGGCTGCTCCAGCAAAAAAGCCGAAAGAATGAACAGAAAATTCAACCATATATTGCCAGCTATCTGTCTTGTGGTCTGCTAGAATTTGATTTAAACCAAATTCCataccagaggtgggcaatgtACGGCCCAGGGGCTGCATGTAGTCCTTcgcctgtatttatgtggccctcacgaggtcagagcaaaagtaCTATGATTAGAGTTTTTAATACAACTCATTActtatctttttctttttcagaagcTTATATTcctattttccttctgaaataGATGTGAatattaacaatatttttttggtcctgaaaataaaagatatagaagaaaatattaataatatttaagtTATTCACCATTTGAAAAGTTCTtactttatttatgatttagatttccagaaaataaataatatatagcATAATGGAAAGGCGCAATTACACTTTTCCCCTTTTATAATACTGTCAATTTCAGACTTGTATATTAGCCGcagccactaaatttaagacggaaaatagatcttgttcatacatgagccgcaCTGGTGTACAaaccgtgggtgcagtggtgctgtagcaaggtcagtggtgcacccggctgaaaaacacttcaagaacaCTTCTAGACTAGTTCTGGAAACGgtgtccagcatggagactgactcatgaaactctGTTGGGGACACATGTTTGtgaacagcacattttgagcgctttaaggtaaataaaacgccatcagtttgatgtgacgagtcTCAATATTTTGACAGCGTGACGCCTGTaataatccatatattagccctGTTGTTCAGAGGATttgggttcagaccgcgagaaaaaagctgctcacaaaatgtttgtttcatttaagattctttctcttctgccaCGCTACCTTGTTGCCCCTGTTGTTGGTCACAGGAAAGAATGAGGGCCTTTGGGAAAGTGCCCACCCCTGTTCCACGCTCTCACTGGCCACACAGTAGGATTAAACTGGGCGGATTTTGCCCACaggccttgactttgacacacGATTATGTCTCTTCGATGAATACACTTTCAAGTGGACACACATTGacagcattattttatttattccccGAAGACCTGTGATGGATGTCTGCGATTATCAGTTATTTTCGTGTTCGTGTCAGTGATGTGTGGCGTGATGACGGACAGCCGGAGCAAATATTTATAAGAGGCACTGAACCGATGCGGCGCTGCGAGTTTTTGGAGGCATCAGCAGGGAGAACGGGAGGCAGCCTGTGAGGTCTGGCCCCTCCGAAACATGTGTACCTCGCACCTCGGTGGCAAAAGGTCATGTGTGAGAGTTAACAACTTAGAGCCGTAGCACCTCTAGTcgctctcctccctccatcacacagcgctgcaaattaAACACAGCTCCCTCTCTACCACTCCTTCATCTCACTCCTCTGCTTCACTTGTTCCGCGCGGAATCCATCCAAAAAACGACTCCGTAATTGGACCCGTGTTTACGTTCCCCCCATGAAGTGTCCTCATCTTAGCCTCCCTTTATCTTCTATTTTAACAGGACTCGCCAGCTCATCCGCTCCCTTCTGTTTTTTGAAGTGTCCCCCTTCATCCTGTTTATCTGTCTGCCCGTCTGGATGGCCGACGGAAAGCTGGAACCCTAATTGACATGGCTGGAATTTGAAAGTTCCACAAGCAGCAGGTAGTAATTACTTCACAGCAAGTTAATACCAACAGCATGCGGGGACGATGGGGGGGATGACGGTGGGACAGTGTCGGGGGAAGAGGAGGATAGTGTTACTGCTGTTCTTTCATCTGTGGCAGCAGAGATATCACAGCGtttctctcctgctgctcagctgcTCCTTCCATAAATGACTTCTGCACTCCCCTGGCGTTTTTTCGGACCAAGGAAGCGAGAGTTAAAGACCGGGTCGGCGCCCTCTTTTGACCTTTCGCTGCTCTGTCCATCAATCACGGCGAAATCTTTGACAAATTCCTTACAGTCTTTTTCGACAGCAAACAAATAAGCCTGGTCATTTAGCTAATATGTTCCAGACCGCTGACATCACAATCAGTGCTGCAAGTCAGAACTAAGAAAACAAAGacgaagagaaacaaacactccGTCCCTCTGACCCTTATTTATCGCTTCATATcatcagagagagagacgtttctattccctttttttaagaaataaaatgtgacaGAATGTGAGATATACAAGAGGATAAGCAGAGTGTGGACTAGCACTCTTCGCAGTAGGACACAAACCTTGGAGGGAAACAGCTTCTCACTTCTGACTTGCATTTAAATGCGCTGAATCTAAATTAAAGATCAACATTTCCAAGAACAACATCAAATCAGCAGGAAAACAATTTCATCAAATTGCTGTTTAACCACACGCTGCAGCTGCATTCGATTCTTCTCCTCCACTTGATCAACTTGTGGAAAGAGAACAGCCTTTTCTGTTTCAATGATCTCGTGGATGGAACATAGAAACGGAGGCTTGCACAACAACccttaaatataaatgaaaaaagccTTCACTAAATCAGatttaagctcaatatagctgTACTGAGGGAGCTCAGATAGTCGCCAGTATTGTTCCCTCCACTGGCTTCTTCAGAAACGCCACCACAAAGACCTTTGTTGTACCGTAGATGTACTCATCACGTGGAAATAGGCTCATAAAAATCGGACTCCTCCACTGTGTTTCATGAATCCATCTTCAGTCCTAAGTCTGTAAGTAAGTCTttaaaaggtgtttttaaaAGGTGTACTCACATGACTTGGAAGGGGCAGTTGGGCGTGTGGAGGAACTTGAGCTCTTTGATGGACCTCTGCGGAACCGTGTTGAGAGTGGAGCGACACCAGCAGCGCTCCACCAGACTGATGGGCTTTGctgcaaataaaagaaaatatgaataatattcaAAATACAGGAACTTTATTAAAATagctgaagcttttttttcactgtatttaaataaacaactgcatgattttaataaataaattcagcACATGAGTCTAAACATTTACAGACATAATTCGTGGTCTGATTTTATCTTCTTCTGTCGAGGGAATGTAGCTATAAAGAAACTCATTAAAAAGAGATTAGACAGAAGTTTTGCTTACAGCTcgccaacatttcaaacagaccTCTCTAACATCACGAGGGCTCCCCAACATGCATGTTCCCCTCTTCCATGAAAGAGCGCTCAGATCAGCCAACATTCTCTGTGAAAGTCACCTCAAGTGCATTCTTAAAATGATTACAAGTCGCCCTTGTTCCCCTGCCGAGGTTTCGGGGGATCAGAGGACCCCAGATGCACAGGGAGTGTCGCTTGAAAACCCCAGGcatttctctctttttgttGTGTAATGATGTGGAACTGTAAATATTTAGCTTCAACTGGCGCCTCGCACAAGTCACTCAGGATTTAATACTCAATATTAGAAACTGTTTCCACAAAATGTTGCGGAAACGTGCTCTTTTATGAGGTTCTGTTGCTGTTGTCAGGGGCAATCACTTCaagcttaaaaaaataactttaataCATCATTTCCCCGGTCCATCGACTTCCGTCCTGACTGAGCCGCTGATGGTCCGATCGCTGATAAGCATCTTTTTAATCCAGCGCCAAATGTCGAGTCACAAATGGCTGAACCCCAGCTAATATCAGACTAATGATTCTCACCCATCCAGGCGGCTTTTCTCATGCAAACTAGGCCGGATCATTATTCAGCAGGCAGCGCCGGGGCTCCGAGCATCCAGCTCTATCACCGGCACTTTGTTTAGCCCTCATTACAAAGTAATTAAAAGAAAGCAAAGGGAAAGGCAAACACACTCGCACCAAACTTTATAAAGCCGTCAGAGGTCGCGCTGGCTGCTCAGCACGGGGCAGAGCGGCTCGGCTTGTACTCGACGGAGAACATATTGAGGGGTCACTCTGGCAACAGCACTTTACACAAATAACCTCtccacacatatatacatatgtattcaaatatgtttattttaacaGATTTATGATGCATCACAgttgataaaaatgttcaaatattACCATGAATTATttgtataatttattttaaagagtACAATAACAAAATTGGAAAATCATATACATACTTTCATATATTATTACTACTCAAAATACACACATTTGTACCTTGTATGGTTCAGTTAATAACcgcattaaaaacaataataaaagtcGCAAAAATGTGTTATAGCAAAAGCTGGATCCAAATCACGCCGGGAGTCATGAGATTTGGAGTTTGAAGGATGTTGAATTTAATACTAAAATATGATTATTGTTTAAATTGGTATTCCTAGAACACATTCTTGTATATTTAAATGTAGAATTGTTCTCTCTGTATTATTTAGAAATGTTAAAGCAAACACCTTCTGCAGCTTTGATGCATAAACTCCATGAAACTTCATGTTTTTCAGGTGTCATTCTATTTACTTCATCTGAATTTACATCACAGATCCCAGGAGGAAGATTTCCATTGACAGCATTCACAAAACCTGGATAAAAGAACATCCGTGTCGAAAGTTTGGACTCACCCTCAGATGTGGGTGCGTGTGTGAGCACAGCCAGCAGAGCCATCAGCACCAGCAGTTTGGCGtccatggtggtggtggtgggcttCAGCACGGCTGCTGTCTCTGCTACAATCCAGGGCTCGACTGTGAGCGCCACCTCCGCTCAGCCTCCTGTTAAACCTTCACatgagcgagagcgagagagagagagagtgaggagggAGGCTGGGAGTCCCACTTTCTcaggaggaaggggaggagggagaggaggccaGTCAGCCGGGCAGACTTTCTCAATTGCAAATGTGCTGGCTGAGAATCAAGAGAGAAAGTCTGAGGGGAATTCTCTGCAATGATCTCTCACTCATTAGTCTTTTCCTTCGTTTAATCCTctcattttctttgtcttccAACACCCTTTGACTCCTCCTGCCATCtgccacacactctcacacagaggaGACTGACAGGAACCTCCTCCTGAAGCTTTATAAAACAGTCCACACGTTGTGTTTAGAATGAGCCGCAGAACAGCAGGTGATGAAACTAGATCTTCCCATCACCAGGTGAGGACTGAGATTTGTGACCATGATTCATTCCTTTGTATCATTCGTGGGGATGCTTGTCCCGGGGCCAGAGGAAGCCACATGCAGTGGGGGGTAAACCAACAAGCACGGGGAGGAGCAGCTTCACATGGAAAGGATCCAGGTGCCTCCAAGCAGGACTCAAACTACTGATGCTGCTGTTATTGGTGATCATAAGATCGAGATTCTCCTCCTGAGGGATCAAGACATCTCACTTCCCTACGTGTCTCGATTgttttaaaactgagtgtcGTCGGTTTGAAACAATCTGTTACATCGTGCAGTTTAGCCAATTCGAGTTTGGGGCCCCCCAGTGGTAATGGGGCTCTGAGCAGCTCCTTAGTTCAGTTAGGTGCCAAACTCATGACTTGGGGGCCAAATATGGCCCAGCAAAAATTCGATTTAATCTCATACAAATGGGTGTGTTTCTGTGCAACCAGGAGAAAAATAAGTGTATTTCTTGTGTTCTGATGCAGTTTTGGGATTGAATTTTGAAGCTGTGTAGAGCTGGAATTAGCCTTGAATAATCAAAAGGAAGGCTAATATTACATCCTATTTACACTTGTGTTTCTgtcaatatataaaaaaaaatctgacttgtAGTGTGTTTTCCATTTTGGAATGAATGTGACACACCTGCAGTCCTTATCAAGAAGCAAAGCCACTTTTTAAGAACGGTTTGTCCAACTTTGATCCACTTTGGCGTGAAGCTTGTGTGAACGACACACACAAGCTTTAATCTTTTCTGACCAGTTGGCCCATTTTCTACAAGACAAATCACTGGTAACGCTTTAACATACTCGTCGATTTCAGAGTTCTGATTCCGAGGAGCAGCGACTGACATCATCAAATGACCTGCGGAGTGAAAAGTTGGAAGCTGACTTTGGTGTTTGCTTGTTGTCATACTGAGGCTAGAGTCGTCAGTGTGTGTTGTTGCTGGTCTCCCACATATTGGTGACTAAAACCAAACATTCAAACGTGACCTTGACGGGAGGGCGCTAAAGATAAACCTGCTGCCTTCAACAATGTTTCTCAACACTTCGCCATTAACAGCCTACTGTTATTGTTCTAAAAGGTTGGCTACTAGCTTCATGCTAGTTGATATGTtttcaataaacacattttatatgGTGTTCTACTTAAGAGATAAGAAGCACATGTTATCCATTTCTTCATTGCTGGGATGCTACTGCAGGTGGAATGTAAAGCCTTGTTCTTTTCATGTTTCCAGCGCTGTGTCTGACGCGCGGTTTGCTAACAGGACACAGATGTTGAGTTAGCGTTCAACTGTGTCTGGTTTCACTGCTGGACTCAGCAGCTGGTAAACTGAAACTGGTCCACATGCCAGGACTTGACACCCCTCATACCTCCCTCATCTGCACCAGCAGCCCCCACGGCCACCAGCACCTCCACTTGTAAAACCAAACTCTGCCCAAGTCTGGCTGCAGGGCTAAACACTTCCTTTCTAGTTTACCAGCTCTTTCCATCAGGGCGTGGTGGGCCAGAATCTTCCGCTTCTGTTGGCCAGACACAGATTTGTATacacccccctcccccacccccttcACCTCAGCCCAAGAGAATAATGTGAATATTTGATACATTTCTTATATGATGATCTTAACTCTGTTTATCCATACTAAGCACAATGCAAATGTGAGTGACTTGTTGCCGTAAAGAGAGGTTTTATTACAGTGTCATTAATTTAttgggaaaaaaacttcatatgGTTTTGTCATACATTCTCCCCGCCGAAGCTGTAAGTAGTCGATAAACCGCTAGACATTCCCTAGCCAGAGTGGGAAGTAATGAAAGGTCTGAAATACTATAGAAAGACATCATACCAATTTATTTTAAGTAACCCTCAACTTTGCACTAACAACTTAAGAGCTCCTGGAACTGTGAATTTCTCttttgtgagatcaataaagtctatcttatcttatctcaaACACCCGCATCAGTTTCTCTGACACATAATCAAGCTATTCCCCCAATACATTGTCACTCCTATGGCGTAATAcagtatattgacattgggaaagtgaaGTTTTCCGTTCTATGTTGACACCAAAGGCAcgtgttgatgcattaggttttcCACAGCGTAGCTTGAAGCCATGGCCAGCGTGTCACGTGAAGGAATGACAAGGTCGAGGTTAGGTAAGTTGTCGGTGCGCTGTGAGTGAGGTTTGTGGCCACATTAAGTacgctatatataccaagtaacATCACATCTGTAATGACAATGAGACCTACCTGACTCCAATCCTCTTGCCTACGTTTGTGACACTTTCAGAGTAAGAATGTGTTAGGATACGCAAACTGCATGGCAAAGGTACTAGTTTGTATTTGAGATTCCTCTCATCCATTTCTGAAAATTTTAGACCCTGTTTtcccctcacttgagaacaagacccctaCATGGCAATGGGTCTACATTTGAGACAAGACACAGTTCCCTTCTTGGTGACGTCCCTGGTTTGGGGGAAGTTTTACTTAGGAACTTGAAGACATTTCATAGTCCATAATCCCTACATCAGACTAATGTTAGATTATAGGTTTTCATTTAGGTTCCCACGACAAGAGCACATTTTGGGTCAGAAGATGTTTGACGCTGTAGGTCATTTGAAAACGCAACTGTCAAAATGTTAATCTTCATTTTGAATCTGCGGTCTGAAGTCCATGCTGCGTCTGAACATCCCTAATCTGTTGAAAGCGAAAGGCGCTGTGGTTACCTCAGAGCCCCTTGTGTTCGGATACTGTGGCCTGGATACAGATGCAAAAGTAAATggtgacaacatgaacaacaagGACTGATGTCACAATAATAAACCTGCTGAATATGCATTCATGTCACCACAGCAGTCATGACTAATCTCAATACCAAAATACTTGTTTTTGACTTCAGATTTGGGGAGCACACAGATGTGGTCGGTGGGGTTTTGGGTAGGACACATGGTGTGGTGTCGGGGGTGGGGGCGGGTTCTGTACCCCACACCTTTAATTGCCTTGGTTCCTTTTCATTTATGTGCTGAGAGATTTGGCAGTGTGTTATGCTCCATACGTTCACCAACATTTACAAGTGAACCCAAATAAACCCCCCTAAGTACCTGGAGCCTTGTCCGTCTCCTCATCACTCTGCGCTTGTTTCCCGTCCAAACATACAAGCAAACGTCAGGAACACTCGGCGGGCTGCGGCGGCAACACAGCACAGACGCGGAGCCGCTGGCTGGGAATGTGTGCGCCACGTTTGCCGGCGACCTGAGGGACAACACCGCCGCTCGTATCACAcgtggggtcagaggtcggcgTTTCATGTACCTGTATAGGGTTACAGGCTCTTTGTTCTGGACCCGTCCTGATAGACGAGCGCGCCCAAATGGCTTCCTTGATGAAGGACGTGAGGGAGAGCAGCGTTTGGTGCGTGGTGGATGGTTTTGCTCAGATCCACACGTGCAGCGTCGCCGCCCACTACAATTAAGCAATCAGCCGGAGCTTTTAAGACgctgtaaaacttttttttctcattcaccATAAACGTTATTTGCCTCCCCATAAACTGAACCCCGACTAAACAAGGCCCAGAAGGATGTGGACTCGGATGTATTTGAGGGTTTCACTGCATTTGTTTCCGTCGAAAACAGGAACCACGAGATGAAAACGGAGCATGCACTCTGCAGCAGAGAGACTCTTTAACAAACATTCCTGGAAGACGATAGTTCAGTGAGAAACATGAAAGACACAGTCAGGCTGTGACTGTTTGTTCTTGAGCTTCACACCTTCGGACCACTTGCAGAGTGAAGCGATGCCTTCAGCGATCCTGACACAAACCTGTTCGACCCACAAACAACTGGAAAACCACACGTCCGAATTAACTGCATGaaacacaaacttttttttaaccgttCCTCATCAGCCGccaataaaaagagaaaaggcCCCGTGGTTATCCAGCTTTTATATTTCACTTTGTGTTTGTAGTTGAAGCCAGTCCAGTGTGTGCAGCTAACcattactgttttattttggaaatgaaTGACTCTTGCTTTCACTTATCTCCCTCCGTTTCCTGTTTGTGGTTGATCAATCATCGGCGTCTGccttttaaatttaaatttaaccAAGAAGTCAACATGCATTTGGTGAACATTCTCATTCAACAAGGTCATCTTCATTACAGGGTTTTAAATAGGAAAGTAAATATCCCCAGCAACAAGGCAGTGTTTCAGTATATTGGACGCTTCATTTCTGCGATCTGACTTCTGTTGCAAGAAAATATCAGGGTAAAAATATGGGATAAAAATAGCTTGTATAATTCCAAAAGCAGTCACTATGACACAAAATTTATAAacttactcacttaaataataatagtatattaattaaaatgtaataaaatgtgtATAATAATCTTATTTTATGAGTTAATTTTGCTTTTCTGGTTCCATCAATAATTTCAGTAGTAGATTTGGAATTGACAGATTATAAAAGTGATCAGTGAATCTTCAAATCTccaaaaatgaagaatgaaagtaaagtaaaagtaaagtaaattaGGTTCCCATCTTTCATTCAATTCCCTGTTACCTTCATCATTTGCCTTGGGCTGAGCTTGAACATTAATCTTTGTGAGTCACAATATCGACTTGCTTTGTTATTGATCTAGTATTTGGGGCCctttaaactagttttgaattcaaattcaattaagccactactttttctgaaccctgcggctcaTACT includes:
- the LOC128753892 gene encoding stromal cell-derived factor 1-like; this translates as MDAKLLVLMALLAVLTHAPTSEAKPISLVERCWCRSTLNTVPQRSIKELKFLHTPNCPFQVIAKLKSNREVCINPETKWLQQYLKNAINKVKKSRRRNSKKD